A DNA window from Brassica napus cultivar Da-Ae unplaced genomic scaffold, Da-Ae ScsIHWf_2401;HRSCAF=3103, whole genome shotgun sequence contains the following coding sequences:
- the LOC106429411 gene encoding auxin transporter-like protein 2, which translates to MENGEKAVETVVVGNYVEMESEGKDSDMKSKLSNLFWHGGSVYDAWFSCASNQVAQVLLTLPYSFSQLGMLSGILFQLFYGLLGSWTAYLISILYVEYRTRKEREKVNFRNHVIQWFEVLDGLLGKHWRNVGLAFNCTFLLFGSVIQLIACASNIYYINDNLDKRTWTYIFGACCATTVFIPSFHNYRVWSFLGLLMTTYTAWYLTIASILHGQVEGVKHSGPSKLVLYFTGATNILYTFGGHAVTVEIMHAMWKPQKFKSIYLFATLYVLTLTLPSASAVYWAFGDLLLNHSNAFALLPKNLFRDFAVVLMLIHQFITFGFACTPLYFVWEKLIGMHECRSMCKRAAARLPVVIPIWFLAIIFPFFGPINSTVGSLLVSFTVYIIPALAHIFTFRSSAARENAVEQPPRFLGRWTGAFTINAFIVVWVFIVGFGFGGWASMINFVHQIDTFGLFTKCYQCPPPVMASPPPISHPHVNHTRSL; encoded by the exons ATGGAGAACGGTGAGAAAGCAGTGGAGACCGTTGTTGTTGGGAACTATGTGGAGATGGAGAGTGAAGGGAAAGACTCAGACATGAAATCTAAGCTTTCCAACTTGTTTTGGCATGGCGGTTCTGTCTATGATGCTTGGTTCAGCTGCGCTTCCAACCAG GTGGCGCAAGTGCTGTTGACGCTTCCATATTCATTTTCACAGCTAGGGATGCTGTCAGGAATTCTGTTTCAGCTCTTCTACGGCCTCTTGGGTAGTTGGACTGCATACCTCATTAGCATTCTTTATGTCGAATACAGAacaaggaaagagagagagaaagttaacTTCAGAAACCATGTCATTCAG TGGTTCGAGGTTCTTGATGGATTGCTTGGGAAGCACTGGAGGAATGTCGGGTTAGCATTCAACTGCACCTTTCTTCTCTTTGGATCTGTCATTCAACTCATAGCTTGTGCCAG CAACATATATTACATAAATGACAATCTGGATAAGAGGACATGGACATACATATTTGGGGCATGTTGTGCAACCACAGTCTTCATCCCTTCCTTCCACAACTACAGGGTTTGGTCTTTTCTTGGACTCTTGATGACCACTTACACTGCTTGGTACCTCACCATTGCCTCCATCCTCCATGGTCAG GTAGAAGGAGTGAAGCATTCGGGACCAAGCAAGCTGGTGTTATACTTCACAGGGGCCACAAACATTCTTTACACATTCGGTGGCCATGCTGTTACTGT AGAAATAATGCATGCGATGTGGAAGCCGCAGAAGTTCAAGTCTATTTACCTGTTTGCGACTCTGTACGTTCTGACGCTGACGCTGCCTTCTGCGTCTGCGGTATATTGGGCGTTTGGCGATTTGCTTCTAAACCATTCAAACGCATTCGCTCTCCTCCCAAAGAACCTTTTCCGCGACTTTGCAGTGGTGCTCATGCTCATCCACCAATTCATCACGTTTGGGTTCGCCTGCACGCCTCTATACTTCGTGTGGGAGAAGCTGATAGGCATGCACGAGTGCCGGAGCATGTGCAAGAGAGCCGCCGCGAGGCTTCCTGTGGTTATACCCATCTGGTTTCTGGCAATCATATTCCCTTTCTTCGGTCCCATTAACTCAACCGTGGGATCACTTCTCGTCAGCTTCACCGTCTACATCATCCCTGCGCTGGCTCACATCTTCACCTTCCGCTCATCCGCTGCACGTGAGAACGCTGTCGAGCAGCCGCCTAGGTTTCTAGGAAGGTGGACAGGAGCTTTCACCATCAACGCATTCATTGTGGTGTGGGTGTTCATAGTTGGATTTGGGTTTGGTGGTTGGGCCAGTATGATAAATTTTGTTCACCAGATTGACACATTCGGACTTTTCACGAAATGCTACCAGTGTCCTCCACCGGTAATGGCTTCACCTCCTCCGATCAGTCATCCTCATGTCAACCACACTCGTAGCCTTTGA